In the genome of Photobacterium sp. TY1-4, one region contains:
- the lpxH gene encoding UDP-2,3-diacylglucosamine diphosphatase, with the protein MTTLFISDLHLSAERTDITDCFLTFMKEETQGIDALYVLGDLFEMWVGDDDHSPFHQQIKTAFKQLTDSGIPCYFIHGNRDFLVGKQFSRETGVTLLPEHTVIDLYGQPTLILHGDTLCTLDEGYQAYRKKVHNPLIQWLFLRLPLALRRRIGSRLRQSSSTANQEKQQTIMDVTPAAVVDAMAAHQVSTMIHGHTHRPAIHQLTVQDQPARRIVLGDWYDHGSVLVCAPQTCELQTRTFAPA; encoded by the coding sequence ATGACGACATTATTTATTTCTGATCTACACCTCAGCGCCGAACGCACCGATATTACCGACTGCTTCCTGACCTTTATGAAAGAGGAAACACAGGGGATCGATGCGCTGTATGTGCTGGGCGATTTATTCGAGATGTGGGTGGGTGACGATGACCACTCGCCGTTTCATCAACAAATCAAAACCGCCTTCAAACAGCTGACCGATTCGGGCATCCCTTGCTATTTCATCCACGGCAACCGGGATTTTCTGGTCGGAAAACAATTCAGCCGCGAGACCGGCGTGACGCTGCTGCCAGAGCATACGGTGATTGATCTGTACGGTCAGCCAACCCTGATCCTGCATGGCGACACCCTGTGTACCCTGGATGAGGGCTATCAGGCATACCGCAAGAAAGTCCACAATCCGCTGATTCAATGGCTCTTCCTGCGCCTGCCGCTGGCACTGCGCCGCCGTATCGGCAGCCGGTTACGCCAAAGCAGCAGCACGGCAAACCAGGAAAAACAGCAAACGATCATGGACGTAACTCCGGCAGCCGTCGTGGACGCCATGGCAGCGCATCAGGTGAGCACGATGATCCACGGTCACACCCACCGACCGGCTATCCACCAGCTCACGGTGCAAGACCAGCCAGCCCGGCGAATCGTCCTGGGCGATTGGTACGATCACGGCTCGGTGTTGGTCTGCGCGCCGCAAACATGCGAGCTGCAAACCCGCACGTTTGCACCGGCATAA
- a CDS encoding peptidylprolyl isomerase codes for MVTLHTTFGDIKIQLNTEKAPETCANFLQYCRDGFYDGTLFHRVIDGFMIQGGGMASGMVEKETRAPIKNEANNGLSNKVGTLAMARTMEPHSASSQFFINVNDNKFLDFKSESPDGWGYCVFAEVVEGMDVVNKIKAVATGNWGYVHQDVPVEEVVINNVTIEE; via the coding sequence ATGGTAACGCTTCACACCACCTTCGGTGATATCAAAATTCAGCTTAATACAGAGAAAGCGCCTGAAACATGTGCGAACTTCCTCCAGTACTGCCGTGACGGTTTTTATGACGGTACCCTGTTCCACCGCGTGATCGACGGTTTCATGATCCAGGGCGGCGGCATGGCATCCGGCATGGTTGAGAAAGAAACACGCGCGCCAATCAAGAACGAAGCGAACAATGGCCTGAGCAACAAAGTCGGCACCCTGGCCATGGCTCGTACCATGGAGCCGCATTCAGCCAGCTCTCAGTTCTTCATCAACGTCAACGACAACAAATTCCTGGACTTCAAATCAGAGTCTCCGGACGGTTGGGGTTACTGTGTTTTCGCTGAAGTGGTTGAAGGCATGGACGTTGTCAACAAAATCAAAGCTGTGGCAACCGGCAACTGGGGTTACGTTCACCAGGACGTTCCGGTTGAAGAAGTTGTGATCAACAACGTAACCATCGAAGAGTAA
- the cysS gene encoding cysteine--tRNA ligase: MLKIYNSLTRQKEEFQPIQPGKVGMYVCGVTIYDLCHIGHGRTFVSFDVVSRYLRYSGYDLTFVRNITDIDDKIIKRAAENGESCDTLTERLIGEMYADFDALGMKRPDIEPRATDYIAEIIAMCERLIERGFAYVADNGDVMFEVSKYDEYGKLSKQDLEQLQAGARVDIDTAKRSPLDFVLWKMSKPGEPTWESPWGPGRPGWHIECSAMNSAILGDHFDIHGGGSDLQFPHHENEIAQSCCASGAQYVNTWMHSGMVMVDREKMSKSLGNFFTIRDVLAHYDAETVRYFLMSGHYRSQLNYSEENLKQARASLERLYTALRGLDSSVLAQGGDAFVTRFKEAMDDDFNTPEAYSVLFDMAREINRLKAEDIAAASALGAQMRELADILGLLSQEPEAFLQSGAGAEEDAAEIEALIQQRLDARAAKDWAAADEARDKLTAMGIILEDGPQGTTWRRK, encoded by the coding sequence ATGTTAAAGATCTATAACTCGCTCACAAGACAGAAAGAGGAATTTCAACCCATCCAGCCTGGTAAAGTAGGCATGTACGTCTGTGGGGTTACCATTTATGATTTGTGTCACATCGGTCACGGCCGGACATTCGTCTCGTTCGATGTCGTTTCACGTTACCTGCGCTACTCAGGTTATGACCTGACGTTTGTACGCAATATTACTGATATTGACGACAAAATCATCAAGCGTGCGGCGGAAAACGGTGAAAGTTGTGACACCCTGACCGAGCGTCTGATCGGCGAAATGTATGCCGACTTTGATGCGCTGGGCATGAAGCGCCCGGATATCGAACCGCGCGCCACCGACTATATCGCTGAAATTATCGCGATGTGTGAGCGCCTGATCGAACGCGGCTTTGCCTACGTGGCTGATAACGGCGATGTGATGTTCGAAGTCAGCAAATACGACGAGTACGGCAAGCTGTCGAAACAAGATCTGGAGCAATTGCAAGCCGGTGCCCGGGTTGATATCGACACGGCCAAGCGCAGCCCGCTGGATTTCGTATTGTGGAAAATGTCTAAGCCGGGTGAGCCGACCTGGGAATCGCCTTGGGGACCAGGCCGTCCGGGCTGGCACATTGAGTGTTCAGCCATGAACTCCGCCATTTTGGGCGATCACTTTGATATTCACGGCGGCGGCTCGGATCTGCAATTCCCGCACCATGAAAATGAAATTGCCCAGTCTTGCTGTGCAAGCGGTGCCCAGTATGTGAATACCTGGATGCACAGCGGCATGGTGATGGTCGATCGCGAGAAGATGTCCAAATCCCTGGGGAACTTCTTTACGATTCGCGATGTGCTGGCGCATTACGATGCCGAAACCGTACGTTATTTCCTGATGTCCGGTCACTACCGCAGCCAACTGAACTACAGCGAAGAGAACCTCAAGCAGGCGCGTGCTTCACTGGAACGCCTGTACACGGCGCTGCGCGGGCTGGATAGCAGCGTGCTCGCACAAGGCGGAGACGCGTTTGTTACACGCTTTAAAGAAGCGATGGACGACGATTTCAACACCCCGGAAGCCTACTCGGTCCTGTTTGATATGGCCCGTGAGATCAACCGCCTGAAAGCGGAAGATATCGCGGCGGCTTCAGCACTGGGCGCGCAAATGCGTGAGCTGGCGGATATCCTGGGTCTGCTGAGCCAGGAGCCGGAAGCCTTTCTGCAAAGTGGCGCGGGCGCCGAAGAGGATGCGGCTGAAATTGAAGCGCTGATCCAGCAACGTCTGGATGCGCGCGCAGCCAAAGACTGGGCGGCTGCCGATGAAGCACGTGATAAACTGACCGCGATGGGGATTATCCTGGAAGACGGCCCGCAGGGCACGACCTGGCGTCGTAAGTAA
- the glpQ gene encoding glycerophosphodiester phosphodiesterase, which yields MKKHTIAALIGASLLTPTLAQAQSSVAGSADDKIVVAHRGASGYLPEHTLPAKALAYAMKPDYIEQDVVMTKDDRLVVLHDHYLDRVTNVAAVFPDRARQDGRYYAIDFTLAEIKQLSVTEGFNIKDGKQVQGFPDRYPMWQSDFKVPTLEEEIEMIQGLNKTLGYDIGIYPEIKAPWFHHHEGKDISRAVLKVLKQYGYTTKASKVYLQTFDFDELKRIHDELMPAMGMDVKLVQLMAYTDWNETMVYDKNDQAQPYNYDWMFAKGGMEVLAKYADGIGPWKPMVVSDESTKGNIKLTGLVKAAHAQGMQVHPYTFRSDTGRIPAYANDFSDMLDIFYNTADVDGVFTDFPDKAVHFLEAK from the coding sequence ATGAAGAAGCACACTATTGCTGCGCTGATTGGCGCCAGCTTGTTGACCCCGACGCTGGCTCAAGCCCAGTCCTCCGTTGCCGGCTCTGCAGATGACAAGATTGTCGTTGCTCACCGCGGCGCATCCGGTTACCTGCCGGAGCACACCCTGCCGGCCAAGGCCCTGGCATATGCCATGAAGCCCGACTACATCGAGCAGGATGTGGTGATGACCAAAGATGATCGCCTAGTGGTGCTCCATGACCATTACCTGGATCGTGTGACCAACGTTGCTGCGGTATTCCCGGATCGTGCCCGTCAGGATGGCCGCTACTACGCAATCGACTTTACCCTGGCTGAGATCAAACAGCTGAGCGTCACCGAAGGGTTCAATATCAAAGACGGCAAGCAGGTTCAGGGATTCCCGGACCGTTACCCGATGTGGCAGTCTGATTTCAAAGTGCCGACACTGGAAGAAGAAATCGAAATGATCCAGGGCCTGAATAAGACGCTGGGTTATGATATTGGCATTTATCCTGAAATTAAGGCGCCTTGGTTCCATCACCATGAAGGCAAAGATATCAGCCGTGCGGTGCTGAAGGTGCTCAAGCAATACGGTTACACCACCAAAGCCAGCAAGGTGTACTTGCAGACTTTTGATTTTGATGAGCTGAAGCGCATTCATGATGAGCTGATGCCGGCGATGGGTATGGATGTGAAGCTGGTTCAGTTGATGGCCTATACCGACTGGAACGAAACCATGGTTTACGACAAGAACGACCAGGCCCAGCCGTATAACTATGACTGGATGTTCGCCAAAGGCGGGATGGAAGTGCTGGCCAAGTACGCCGACGGCATCGGCCCATGGAAACCGATGGTGGTTTCGGATGAGTCGACCAAAGGGAATATTAAGCTGACCGGTTTGGTGAAAGCGGCGCATGCCCAAGGGATGCAGGTTCACCCGTATACCTTCCGCAGCGACACCGGCCGCATTCCGGCGTATGCGAATGATTTCAGCGATATGCTGGATATCTTCTATAACACCGCCGACGTTGACGGCGTGTTTACCGACTTCCCGGATAAAGCAGTCCATTTTCTGGAAGCCAAGTAA
- a CDS encoding ion transporter, whose product MKHFEGHTAVETLTRKQKLFEIIFGTQTKAGQYFDIALILTILCSELILILTSVQSVAVQYGDSLLALEWVFTVLFTIEYGLRLYCSPKPWAYARSFYGVIDLIAILPSYLAFLFPSSNYLLIIRLIRVMRIFRILKLAQFLKDSNILLRSLLMAQRKILVFFSTLAILVTVLGSLLFIIEGPEHGFTSIPLSIYWAIVTITTVGYGDIVPQTELGKALASLTMLLGYSIIAVPTGIITAELSQEMRTQRSLIRCTNCSASGHETDAHYCRKCGTKLPEQL is encoded by the coding sequence ATGAAGCACTTTGAAGGGCACACCGCGGTGGAAACACTCACCCGAAAACAGAAACTGTTTGAGATTATCTTCGGTACCCAAACCAAGGCCGGCCAGTATTTCGATATTGCCCTGATCCTGACGATCCTGTGTTCCGAGCTGATCCTGATCCTCACCTCAGTTCAGTCGGTCGCAGTGCAATACGGCGACAGCCTGCTGGCGCTGGAATGGGTCTTTACCGTCCTGTTTACCATTGAATATGGCCTGCGCCTCTACTGTTCGCCCAAGCCCTGGGCCTATGCCCGAAGCTTTTATGGCGTCATCGACCTGATCGCTATTTTGCCAAGCTATCTGGCCTTTCTGTTCCCGAGCTCAAACTACCTGCTGATCATCCGCCTGATCCGGGTGATGCGGATTTTCCGGATCCTGAAATTGGCGCAGTTTCTCAAGGACTCCAACATTCTGCTGCGTTCCCTGCTGATGGCTCAGCGAAAAATTCTGGTCTTTTTCAGCACCCTGGCCATTCTGGTGACGGTGCTCGGCTCGCTGCTGTTCATCATTGAAGGTCCTGAACACGGCTTTACCAGTATTCCGCTCAGTATTTACTGGGCAATCGTCACCATCACGACGGTCGGCTATGGCGACATCGTGCCGCAAACCGAGCTCGGCAAAGCGCTGGCCTCACTGACCATGCTGCTGGGTTATTCGATTATCGCCGTCCCGACCGGGATCATTACCGCCGAGCTCAGCCAGGAAATGCGCACCCAGCGCAGTTTAATCCGGTGCACCAACTGCTCCGCCAGCGGCCATGAAACCGATGCCCACTACTGCCGAAAATGCGGCACGAAGTTACCGGAGCAGCTGTAA
- a CDS encoding YchE family NAAT transporter has product MQTIDIAIFLQFFVGLIAAVNPIGIMPVFVSLTGHMNAEERSKTAITANLAVAVILTVSLLAGQFLLDMFSISLDSFRVAGGLLLLSIAFSMMSGKLGEDKQNKQEKSESISREQVGVVPLAMPLMAGPGAISSTIVYGSRYPGLGSTLGIITTIALFALGCWLLFRAAPIIVRFLGQTGINVITRIMGLILAALGIEFIANGLRALFPGLAA; this is encoded by the coding sequence ATGCAAACAATCGATATCGCGATATTTTTACAGTTTTTTGTCGGCCTGATCGCCGCCGTCAACCCGATCGGTATCATGCCGGTCTTTGTCTCCCTGACCGGCCATATGAATGCCGAGGAACGGAGCAAAACCGCCATTACCGCCAATCTTGCCGTCGCCGTGATCCTGACCGTCTCGCTGCTGGCCGGCCAGTTTTTGCTGGATATGTTCAGTATTTCCCTCGATTCATTCCGGGTCGCCGGCGGCCTGCTGTTGCTCAGCATCGCCTTCTCGATGATGAGCGGTAAGCTGGGTGAAGATAAACAGAACAAGCAGGAAAAATCAGAATCGATCAGCCGTGAGCAAGTCGGTGTGGTCCCGCTCGCCATGCCGCTGATGGCCGGACCAGGTGCGATCAGCTCCACCATTGTCTACGGCTCACGTTATCCGGGTCTCGGCAGTACGCTGGGGATCATCACCACCATCGCGCTGTTTGCCCTGGGATGTTGGTTACTGTTTCGGGCGGCACCGATCATTGTCCGTTTCCTTGGCCAAACCGGGATTAACGTCATCACCCGGATCATGGGTCTGATCCTGGCAGCACTCGGTATCGAGTTCATCGCCAACGGCCTGCGCGCCCTGTTCCCCGGGCTGGCCGCTTAA
- the adhE gene encoding bifunctional acetaldehyde-CoA/alcohol dehydrogenase: MPVTNMAELDAMVARVKAAQKEFATYSQEQVDKIFRAASLAANNARIPLAQQAVAESGMGIVEDKVIKNHFASEFIYNKYKDEKTCGILDEDDNLGTMTIAEPVGIICGIVPTTNPTSTAIFKSLISLKTRNAIIFSPHPRAKESTNAAAKLVLDAAVAAGAPKDIIGWIDQPSVELSNALMKHDDINLILATGGPGMVKAAYSSGKPAIGVGAGNVPVVIDETADIKRAVASILMSKTFDNGVVCASEQAAIVVDSVYDEVKERFASHKGYVLNKAEAEKVRNVLLIEGNLNANIVGQPATKIAEMAGVKVPADTKVLIGEGLGKVSYDDAFAHEKLSPTLGLFRATDFEDAVAQAVTMVEIGGIGHTSGLYTNQDVNQDRIRYFGDKLKTARILVNIPTTHGGIGDLYNFNVAPSLTLGCGSWGGNSISENVGPKHLINKKTVAKRAENMLWHKLPKSIYFRRGSLPIALSDLEGKKRAFLVTDRFLFNNGYADEVVSLLKAQGMEVQTFFDVEADPTLSVVEKGAEAMKSFQPDVILALGGGSPMDAAKIMWVMYEHPETHFEELAMRFMDIRKRIYKFPKMGEKAELVCITTTSGTGSEVTPFAVVTDDKTGAKYPLADYELTPQMAIVDANLVMNMPKSLTAFGGYDAVTHALEAYVSVLANEYSDGQALQALKMLKEYLPSSYANGANDPIAREKVHNAATIAGIAFANAFLGVCHSMAHKIGAEFHLPHGLANALLISNVVRYNANDNPTKQTAFSQYDRPQARRRYAEVADHLGLSLPGDRTAQKIERLLEWLDELKTNLEIPKSIQAAGVPESDFLAKLDELSVEAFDDQCTGANPRYPLISELKDVLVASYYGKAYVEGETFEGTTVIKKKADQKPAEAPKGKKAAATA, encoded by the coding sequence ATGCCTGTCACAAATATGGCTGAATTAGATGCAATGGTTGCGCGTGTCAAAGCTGCTCAGAAAGAGTTTGCGACTTACTCTCAAGAGCAAGTTGACAAAATTTTCCGTGCCGCTTCACTGGCTGCGAACAATGCACGTATTCCTCTGGCCCAACAGGCTGTTGCTGAATCCGGCATGGGTATTGTTGAAGATAAAGTGATTAAAAACCACTTTGCCTCCGAGTTTATCTACAACAAATACAAGGACGAGAAAACCTGCGGGATCCTGGACGAAGACGATAATCTGGGTACCATGACGATTGCAGAGCCGGTCGGCATCATCTGCGGTATCGTGCCGACCACGAACCCAACGTCGACAGCAATCTTCAAGTCTCTGATTTCCCTGAAAACCCGTAACGCGATTATTTTCTCGCCACACCCACGTGCCAAAGAATCAACCAACGCGGCTGCGAAATTGGTCCTCGATGCGGCGGTCGCGGCGGGTGCGCCAAAAGACATTATCGGCTGGATCGATCAGCCTTCGGTTGAACTGTCCAATGCGCTGATGAAGCATGATGACATCAACCTGATCCTGGCCACCGGTGGCCCGGGCATGGTGAAAGCGGCTTACTCTTCCGGTAAACCAGCGATCGGTGTTGGTGCGGGTAACGTGCCGGTTGTGATTGACGAAACTGCCGATATCAAACGTGCGGTGGCGTCTATCCTGATGTCGAAGACCTTCGATAACGGTGTTGTGTGTGCTTCTGAGCAGGCAGCGATTGTGGTTGATTCTGTGTATGACGAAGTGAAAGAGCGCTTTGCATCGCACAAAGGTTATGTCCTGAACAAAGCCGAAGCCGAGAAAGTGCGCAATGTGCTGCTGATTGAAGGCAACCTGAATGCCAACATCGTGGGTCAGCCTGCAACTAAGATCGCCGAAATGGCTGGCGTGAAAGTACCGGCAGATACCAAGGTGCTGATTGGTGAAGGGCTGGGTAAAGTTTCTTACGATGATGCATTTGCGCACGAGAAACTGTCTCCGACACTGGGCCTGTTCCGTGCCACTGACTTTGAAGATGCGGTTGCCCAAGCGGTGACTATGGTCGAGATCGGCGGTATCGGTCACACCTCAGGTCTGTACACCAACCAGGATGTGAACCAGGACCGTATCCGTTACTTCGGTGACAAGCTGAAAACAGCGCGTATTCTGGTCAACATCCCGACGACGCACGGGGGGATCGGTGACCTGTACAACTTCAACGTTGCACCGTCTCTGACACTGGGTTGTGGTTCTTGGGGCGGTAACTCAATTTCTGAGAACGTGGGTCCGAAGCACCTGATCAACAAGAAGACAGTAGCGAAGCGAGCTGAGAATATGCTGTGGCACAAACTACCGAAATCAATTTACTTCCGTCGCGGCAGCCTGCCGATTGCCCTGAGCGACCTGGAAGGTAAGAAACGTGCATTCCTGGTCACAGACCGCTTCTTGTTCAACAACGGTTATGCCGATGAAGTGGTTAGCCTGCTGAAAGCACAAGGCATGGAAGTTCAGACGTTCTTCGATGTTGAAGCGGATCCAACCCTGTCTGTGGTTGAGAAAGGTGCCGAAGCCATGAAAAGCTTCCAGCCTGACGTGATTCTGGCGCTGGGTGGTGGTTCACCAATGGATGCCGCGAAAATCATGTGGGTGATGTACGAGCATCCGGAAACGCACTTCGAAGAGCTGGCGATGCGCTTTATGGATATCCGTAAACGTATCTACAAGTTCCCGAAAATGGGTGAGAAGGCCGAGCTGGTATGTATCACCACCACTTCAGGGACCGGTTCAGAAGTCACGCCGTTTGCGGTCGTCACGGACGACAAAACGGGTGCCAAATACCCGCTGGCAGACTACGAGCTGACACCACAAATGGCGATTGTTGATGCCAACCTGGTGATGAACATGCCGAAGTCACTGACTGCCTTTGGTGGTTACGATGCGGTGACGCACGCGCTGGAAGCCTACGTATCCGTGCTGGCGAACGAGTACTCTGACGGTCAGGCACTGCAAGCGCTGAAGATGCTGAAAGAATATCTGCCTTCAAGCTACGCCAATGGCGCCAACGACCCGATTGCCCGTGAGAAAGTGCACAATGCCGCGACCATTGCCGGTATCGCGTTTGCCAACGCCTTCCTGGGTGTCTGTCACTCCATGGCGCACAAAATCGGTGCTGAGTTCCACCTGCCGCACGGCCTGGCGAATGCCCTGTTGATTTCGAATGTGGTGCGTTACAACGCGAACGATAACCCAACCAAGCAGACGGCGTTCTCTCAGTATGACCGCCCACAGGCTCGCCGCCGTTATGCGGAAGTGGCCGACCATCTGGGTCTGTCTCTGCCGGGTGATCGTACAGCACAGAAAATCGAGCGTCTGCTGGAATGGCTGGACGAGCTGAAGACAAATCTGGAAATTCCGAAGTCGATTCAGGCTGCCGGTGTACCAGAGTCTGACTTCCTGGCCAAGCTGGATGAGCTGTCTGTCGAAGCATTCGATGACCAGTGTACCGGTGCGAACCCTCGCTACCCACTGATCAGCGAACTGAAAGATGTCTTGGTTGCCTCTTACTACGGGAAGGCATACGTGGAAGGTGAAACGTTCGAAGGCACTACGGTGATCAAAAAGAAAGCCGATCAGAAGCCAGCTGAAGCACCGAAAGGGAAAAAAGCAGCTGCCACGGCTTAA
- a CDS encoding SDR family oxidoreductase, which produces MNIAQSVIVVTAAGCPMGKAISLHFASLGAKLALVDIEASRLAQVQQACLCAGGDSDTFLLTAQDETSIAQLIRDIDHRFGAIDVLINYWHNAELPSLLEPTSVDRFCRSMIEGATPFFIFGKHTASYMREHHSEGVIINLAASYLTPDQPTNSSSKAMISGLTQSWAKELAEFNIRVGGVVPLCLERQPCQTDCALSLPMQYEIVRCAEYIVANDYFNGRMIEAEAG; this is translated from the coding sequence ATGAATATCGCGCAATCAGTTATTGTCGTCACGGCTGCCGGCTGCCCAATGGGTAAAGCGATTTCACTTCACTTTGCGTCCCTCGGCGCCAAACTGGCGCTGGTCGATATCGAAGCATCGCGACTGGCGCAAGTGCAACAGGCATGTCTGTGTGCCGGTGGAGATTCCGATACGTTTTTACTCACGGCTCAGGACGAAACGTCGATCGCCCAGCTGATCCGGGATATCGACCACCGATTCGGGGCCATTGATGTGTTGATTAACTACTGGCACAACGCCGAACTGCCTTCCTTGCTCGAGCCAACCTCCGTCGACCGCTTTTGCCGCTCAATGATCGAAGGCGCGACGCCTTTTTTCATTTTCGGAAAACACACCGCCAGCTACATGCGCGAACACCACAGTGAAGGGGTGATCATCAACCTGGCCGCCAGCTACCTCACCCCCGACCAGCCCACCAACAGCAGCTCGAAAGCCATGATTTCCGGGCTGACCCAAAGCTGGGCCAAAGAGCTGGCCGAATTCAATATCCGGGTCGGTGGCGTCGTGCCGTTGTGCCTGGAGCGCCAACCTTGTCAGACCGACTGTGCCCTCAGCCTGCCGATGCAATATGAAATTGTCCGCTGCGCCGAATATATCGTGGCTAATGATTACTTTAACGGCCGGATGATTGAAGCCGAGGCCGGTTAA
- a CDS encoding VC2046/SO_2500 family protein yields MQVHTLDKALLVHEGQLGSHLNHAVEGGRRADFALMLAMLSPDQLETVPVDAAPAPGKTEAELRAYFELRPPPPLTASEHCYENSAAQAATFHQGGLSDVRLLQGLQPIALDFPPQGTKGFPEEVYHNLSGHERRTLPPKEEAGIQASPQDLYISLIQAKRYAEMQRIA; encoded by the coding sequence ATGCAGGTCCATACCCTCGACAAAGCACTGCTCGTCCACGAAGGACAGCTGGGCAGCCACCTCAACCATGCGGTTGAAGGCGGTCGCCGGGCTGACTTTGCGTTGATGCTGGCCATGCTGTCGCCGGATCAGCTGGAAACTGTCCCGGTGGATGCCGCCCCCGCTCCGGGAAAAACGGAAGCAGAGCTGCGGGCTTACTTTGAGCTCCGGCCCCCACCGCCGCTCACAGCCTCAGAGCACTGTTACGAGAACAGCGCCGCACAGGCGGCCACCTTCCACCAAGGCGGCCTGAGTGATGTCCGCCTGCTTCAGGGCCTGCAACCCATTGCCCTCGACTTTCCGCCGCAAGGGACCAAAGGATTTCCCGAAGAGGTCTACCACAACCTTTCCGGCCATGAACGCCGGACGCTGCCGCCCAAAGAAGAAGCCGGTATCCAGGCTTCCCCGCAGGATCTGTATATCTCCCTGATCCAGGCCAAGCGCTACGCCGAAATGCAGCGAATCGCCTGA
- a CDS encoding MalY/PatB family protein, whose product MAPTPQPLFDQPVDRRNSNSVKWHKYKDRDVLPMWVADSDFKVPQAITDALHRHVDHGVFGYGRAPERLTELLIERMWQRYQWRIEPDWIVYLPGLVCGINLTVRALTASGEGVISPKPIYPPFLSAAKLAERPLTIAPVTLQDQRWGLDLDQTDVTPDSKLMLLCNPLNPGGTVFRRKELQDILAFAEQHDLFVCADEIHSDLILDPDARHIPFASLSDSAAQRSVTLIAPSKTFNIAGLGASMAIIPDPALRRRFLKTKAGIVPEVNVLAYTAAQAAYESCQPWLEQQLAFLRQHRDRLTTRINAMPYLKLHPIEATYLAWIDASALPVPSPFKFFEQAGVGLSPGADFGNPGFVRLNFACTSQTLNEALDRMQAAIDALG is encoded by the coding sequence ATGGCACCGACACCACAACCGCTTTTCGACCAACCGGTCGATCGCCGCAACAGCAACAGCGTAAAATGGCACAAGTACAAAGATCGGGATGTCCTGCCCATGTGGGTGGCTGACAGCGATTTCAAAGTCCCGCAAGCCATTACGGATGCGCTTCACCGCCACGTCGACCATGGCGTGTTTGGCTATGGCCGGGCTCCGGAGCGGCTGACCGAATTGCTGATCGAGCGAATGTGGCAACGCTATCAGTGGCGTATTGAGCCGGATTGGATCGTCTATCTGCCGGGCCTGGTGTGCGGCATTAACCTGACCGTCCGGGCGCTCACAGCCTCGGGGGAAGGGGTGATCAGCCCCAAACCGATTTACCCGCCGTTTCTCTCCGCAGCCAAGCTCGCCGAGCGGCCGCTTACCATCGCCCCGGTCACCTTGCAGGATCAGCGCTGGGGGCTGGATCTGGACCAGACCGACGTTACACCGGATTCGAAACTGATGTTGCTGTGTAATCCGCTCAATCCGGGGGGCACCGTGTTCCGCCGAAAAGAGCTTCAGGACATCCTGGCGTTTGCCGAGCAGCATGATCTGTTTGTCTGCGCCGATGAAATTCACAGTGATTTGATCCTGGATCCTGACGCCCGGCATATCCCTTTCGCCAGCCTCAGCGACAGCGCCGCACAACGCTCGGTCACCCTGATCGCTCCGAGCAAAACCTTCAATATTGCCGGACTGGGCGCGTCCATGGCCATTATTCCGGATCCAGCACTGCGCCGCCGCTTTCTCAAGACCAAGGCCGGCATCGTCCCCGAAGTCAACGTGCTGGCGTATACTGCGGCGCAGGCAGCCTATGAAAGCTGCCAGCCCTGGCTGGAGCAGCAACTGGCGTTTCTGCGCCAGCACCGGGACCGGCTGACCACGCGCATCAACGCCATGCCCTATCTCAAATTGCACCCGATTGAGGCCACCTACCTGGCCTGGATTGACGCCTCGGCCCTGCCCGTCCCCAGCCCGTTCAAATTTTTCGAGCAGGCCGGTGTCGGGCTGTCACCGGGGGCAGACTTCGGAAACCCCGGTTTTGTCCGGCTCAATTTTGCCTGTACCAGCCAGACCCTGAATGAAGCCCTGGATCGGATGCAGGCGGCTATCGATGCGCTCGGCTAG